The following proteins come from a genomic window of Canis lupus familiaris isolate Mischka breed German Shepherd chromosome 31, alternate assembly UU_Cfam_GSD_1.0, whole genome shotgun sequence:
- the LOC106558106 gene encoding keratin-associated protein 10-12-like isoform X3, translated as MAASTLSVCSSDLSYDSRVCLPGSGDSCPDSPWQVDDCPESYCEPPCCAPASCLTLLCTPASCGSSSCPPACPGSCQPSCGSCSPCQEGCCVSVCCKPVCCTPVCCKPICCTPVCCKPVCCEASPCSASPCCQQSSCQPSCGSCSPCQEGCCVSVCCKPVCCTPVCCKPVCCTPVCCKPVCCQASPCCQPSPCRPSSCVSLLCRPVCRPACCSSSSPCQSSCCRQASSISLLCRPMCSR; from the coding sequence ATGGCCGCCTCCACCCTGTCCGTCTGCTCCAGCGACCTGAGCTATGACAGCCGCGTCTGCCTGCCCGGCTCCGGCGACTCCTGCCCCGACTCCCCCTGGCAGGTGGACGACTGTCCCGAGAGCTACTGCGAGCCCCCCTGCTGCGCCCCGGCCTCCTGCCTGAccctcctctgcacccctgcaAGCTGCGGGTCCAGCTCCTGCCCACCAGCCTGCCCCGGCTCCTGCCAGCCCTCGTGCGgcagctgctccccctgccaggAGGGctgctgtgtgtctgtctgctgcaagcccgtgtgctgcACCCCCGTCTGCTGCAAGCCCATCTGctgcacccctgtctgctgcaagcccgtctGCTGTGAGGCCTCCCCTTGCTCAgcctccccctgctgccagcaGTCTAGCTGCCAGCCCTCCTGCGgcagctgctccccctgccaggAGGGctgctgtgtgtctgtctgctgcaagccTGTGTGCTGTacccctgtctgctgcaagccggtgtgctgcacccctgtctgctgcaaACCCGTCTGCTGCCAGgcctccccctgctgccagcccagcccctgcagacCCTCTTCCTGCGTGTCCCTCCTCTGCCGCCCCGTGTGCAGGCCCGCCTGCTGCTCATCCTCTTCCCCTTGCCAGTCCAGCTGCTGCCGCCAGGCCTCCAGCATATCCCTGCTGTGCCGTCCCATGTGCTCCCGCTGA